The following proteins are co-located in the Haloplanus sp. HW8-1 genome:
- a CDS encoding ubiquitin-like small modifier protein 1 translates to MELTVYGPLRSATGEKRIGVDPGGPTVRAVLDALLEEYPRAESHLVDEAGDLRPSVRVTVNGDRAAIDDDCPPDAEVAVFPAMRGG, encoded by the coding sequence ATGGAACTCACGGTGTACGGCCCCCTGCGGTCGGCGACGGGTGAGAAACGGATCGGCGTCGACCCGGGTGGGCCGACGGTGCGGGCCGTCCTCGACGCCCTCCTCGAGGAGTACCCGCGCGCCGAGTCACACCTCGTCGACGAAGCGGGGGACCTCCGACCGAGCGTGCGGGTTACCGTGAACGGCGACCGGGCGGCCATCGACGACGACTGTCCGCCGGACGCAGAGGTAGCCGTGTTCCCGGCGATGCGTGGGGGCTAG
- a CDS encoding metal-sulfur cluster assembly factor has translation MSTDSLDDGPTVARVRERLDRVTDPELDTSIVELEYIDAVRIDGGEVHVAVTLPTAWCSPAFAWMMATDARDEVEALPGVARATVELREHMHDSEINRGVNERLSFGEAFPDADGDVAPVRAELDEKARVARQHDATGALLDAGLDGDQVVGLTRDDLDTDFDGGRARVWLRDGGLAVTVGADPIERYLEKAEATGLFDDEHDELFRTPEGDPIAPDRFETVRHRTRLAGVNMSGQGSVCDALHESRRAEDRPPLSKRSD, from the coding sequence ATGTCGACGGACTCACTCGACGACGGCCCCACCGTCGCCCGGGTCCGCGAGCGGCTGGACCGGGTGACCGACCCCGAACTCGACACCTCGATCGTCGAACTGGAGTACATCGACGCCGTTCGGATCGACGGCGGCGAGGTACACGTCGCCGTCACCCTCCCGACGGCGTGGTGTTCGCCCGCCTTCGCGTGGATGATGGCGACCGACGCCCGCGACGAGGTGGAGGCCCTGCCGGGTGTCGCCCGGGCGACGGTCGAACTGCGCGAACACATGCACGACTCGGAGATCAACCGCGGCGTCAACGAGCGCCTGTCCTTCGGCGAGGCGTTCCCGGACGCCGATGGCGACGTCGCGCCCGTCCGCGCCGAACTCGACGAAAAGGCGCGGGTCGCCCGGCAACACGACGCGACCGGGGCGCTCCTCGACGCGGGACTCGACGGCGACCAGGTCGTCGGGCTGACACGGGACGACCTCGATACCGACTTCGACGGAGGTCGCGCCCGCGTGTGGCTCCGCGACGGTGGTCTCGCGGTGACCGTCGGCGCCGACCCGATAGAGCGGTATCTGGAGAAAGCCGAGGCGACCGGTCTGTTCGACGACGAACACGACGAACTGTTCCGGACGCCCGAGGGCGACCCGATCGCGCCCGACCGGTTCGAGACGGTGCGCCACCGGACGCGGCTGGCCGGCGTGAACATGAGCGGGCAGGGGTCGGTCTGTGACGCGCTCCACGAGTCACGTCGCGCCGAGGACCGCCCGCCGCTGTCGAAGCGATCGGACTAG
- a CDS encoding amidohydrolase family protein, with translation MYEYEGEDVFVIDSHLHLWDASEENIVHEGGEQFIQCFYDYHTAFTPEERQWSLEEYRQYGADRMMNDLFGSAAVDMGIFQPTYLTDFYDEGFNTAEQNAELAEEYPERFVLNGTFDPRDGEEGLAYLEELNDRYDLQGVKLYTAEWRGDSKGWRLDSEASFRFLEKCAELGIRNIHPHKGPTIRPLNRDAFDVADVDDAATSFPELNFVVEHVGLPRLDDFCWIAAQEPNVYGGLAVAAPMAVHRPRKFGEIMGELLFWLGEDRLLFGSDYALWNPDWLVDVVMNAELTEEQRDEYGVELDLEVKKKIMGENAARLYDIDIEAKKEQFRSDDVTEKFGLGDHYAGSSATPADD, from the coding sequence ATGTACGAGTACGAGGGAGAGGACGTGTTCGTCATCGACTCGCATCTCCACCTGTGGGACGCGAGCGAGGAGAACATCGTCCACGAAGGGGGCGAGCAGTTCATCCAGTGTTTCTACGACTACCACACGGCGTTCACGCCGGAAGAACGCCAGTGGTCACTGGAGGAGTACCGGCAGTACGGTGCCGACCGGATGATGAACGACCTGTTCGGCTCGGCCGCGGTGGACATGGGCATCTTCCAGCCCACGTACCTCACCGACTTCTACGACGAAGGGTTCAACACGGCCGAGCAGAACGCCGAACTCGCCGAGGAGTACCCCGAACGGTTCGTCCTCAACGGCACCTTCGACCCACGGGACGGCGAGGAGGGGCTGGCGTACCTAGAGGAACTGAACGACAGGTACGACCTGCAGGGCGTGAAACTCTACACGGCGGAGTGGCGCGGCGACTCGAAGGGATGGCGCCTGGACAGCGAGGCGTCGTTCCGGTTCCTAGAGAAGTGCGCCGAACTGGGTATCCGGAACATCCACCCGCACAAGGGACCGACGATCCGTCCCCTGAACCGCGACGCCTTCGACGTGGCCGACGTCGACGACGCGGCCACCTCCTTCCCGGAACTCAACTTCGTCGTCGAGCACGTCGGTCTGCCGCGCCTCGACGACTTCTGCTGGATCGCCGCCCAGGAGCCGAACGTCTACGGCGGACTCGCCGTCGCGGCCCCGATGGCGGTCCACCGACCACGAAAGTTCGGCGAGATCATGGGCGAACTCCTCTTTTGGCTGGGCGAGGACCGCCTCCTCTTTGGCTCCGACTACGCACTCTGGAACCCCGACTGGCTGGTCGACGTGGTGATGAACGCCGAACTGACGGAAGAACAGCGCGACGAGTACGGCGTCGAACTCGACCTGGAGGTCAAAAAGAAGATCATGGGCGAGAACGCCGCCCGGCTGTACGACATCGACATCGAGGCCAAAAAGGAGCAGTTCCGCTCGGACGACGTGACCGAGAAGTTCGGCCTCGGGGACCACTACGCCGGATCGAGTGCGACGCCCGCAGACGACTGA
- a CDS encoding NAD(P)-dependent alcohol dehydrogenase translates to MLAARLHEYTDDMSEALSIDEVERPTADAPDAVVVSVEGAGWCQTDNHIIEGMWTDYAPQELPLTLGHENAGTVAEVGGNVDTVEPGDRVICHPHMTCGTCRPCRLGEDMYCENARFPGLTTDGGFAEYLYTNERAVIPLPDGVDPADIAPHADAGITAYHAAKKAVRDLDPGDHAVVVGVGGLGHIGLQCLDAMSAAEITALDLKPAARDLATDLGAHHTPDPSNVDVADEIEAITDGVGARQVLDFVGADETTAYAPDIVAAGGDHHVVGYGGHIHEPAQALVDGEFAYRGTLVGRYAELQELVALVDRGDVELRTSRYDMDAINTVAERLEHGDIEGRAVIVPP, encoded by the coding sequence ATGCTCGCCGCACGACTACACGAGTACACGGACGACATGAGCGAGGCGCTGTCCATCGACGAGGTCGAGCGTCCCACGGCCGACGCTCCGGACGCCGTCGTCGTGTCGGTCGAAGGTGCGGGGTGGTGTCAGACCGACAATCATATCATCGAGGGAATGTGGACCGACTACGCGCCCCAGGAGCTCCCGTTGACGCTCGGTCACGAGAACGCGGGGACGGTCGCCGAGGTGGGCGGGAACGTCGACACCGTCGAGCCCGGCGATCGGGTGATCTGTCACCCCCACATGACCTGTGGCACCTGTCGCCCCTGCCGACTCGGCGAGGACATGTACTGTGAAAACGCCCGGTTTCCGGGCCTGACGACCGACGGCGGGTTCGCCGAGTACCTCTACACGAACGAACGAGCGGTGATCCCGCTTCCCGACGGTGTCGATCCGGCCGACATCGCGCCCCACGCCGACGCCGGCATCACTGCCTATCACGCCGCGAAGAAGGCGGTGCGCGACCTCGATCCCGGCGATCACGCCGTCGTGGTCGGTGTCGGCGGCCTCGGCCACATCGGCCTCCAGTGTCTCGACGCGATGAGCGCCGCCGAGATCACGGCGCTCGACCTCAAGCCGGCGGCGCGCGACCTCGCGACCGACCTCGGCGCTCACCACACTCCCGATCCGTCGAACGTGGACGTCGCGGACGAGATCGAGGCGATCACCGACGGCGTCGGCGCCCGGCAGGTGCTCGACTTCGTCGGCGCCGACGAGACGACGGCCTACGCCCCCGACATCGTCGCCGCGGGCGGCGACCACCACGTCGTCGGCTACGGCGGCCACATCCACGAACCCGCACAGGCACTGGTCGACGGCGAGTTCGCCTACCGCGGGACGCTGGTCGGACGATACGCCGAACTCCAGGAACTGGTCGCCCTCGTCGACCGCGGTGACGTGGAGTTGCGGACCTCGCGGTACGACATGGACGCGATCAACACCGTCGCCGAACGCCTCGAACACGGCGATATCGAGGGGCGGGCAGTGATCGTTCCGCCCTGA
- a CDS encoding GAF domain-containing protein produces MGESAARTSGAAIVVSGAALSAFHLRSAVQLWGTPALVLLEAFVPLLLSLSITGAGTLVWRGEVVPERFADRTVAWAVVGAATLGGVVGWLFLDVAIRGRPVPAATRTFLNAATLGTLGGLVVGGYDARMRQQRLRTAQLTRINETLRIATREIVDAADREELETMVCERLTRSDSYDSAWIGRYTPGTTEVRPVAWAGHDEAYLDSVEISVDPSDPSGRGPGGEAIRTREIQPVQDVFAEPSLEPWWDFLERRGVESMAVVPLVGEERVYGFLSVYANRSNVFDAPEREALSELGESVGHALDSMTARDRLARRERELSRQNERLDEFASVVSHDLRNPLNVVQGNLELALETGDREYLERMAGALDRMDELIEDVLALARNGQAVSEFRPVDLRAVAEVAWETTTTGDATLVLEDGLGTVQGDEGRLVRVFENLFRNAVEHASTGPPQEPGDVAEGDPASGRSDDGSAPEVTAGDDFTRGSSGDDEGEGLTVSVGRTDDGFYVADDGPGIPEGKRGQVFETGFSTDPGGTGFGLNIVRSIAEAHDWEVVATESDDGGARFEFTGIAAAENERAEPPQSDEE; encoded by the coding sequence ATGGGCGAGTCGGCGGCGCGAACGAGCGGGGCAGCCATCGTGGTGAGTGGAGCCGCCCTCTCGGCCTTTCACCTCCGATCAGCCGTTCAACTGTGGGGGACACCGGCGCTGGTGCTGCTCGAAGCGTTCGTTCCGCTGTTGCTCTCACTGTCGATAACGGGCGCGGGAACGCTGGTGTGGCGCGGCGAGGTCGTCCCCGAGCGGTTCGCGGACCGAACCGTGGCGTGGGCGGTCGTCGGCGCCGCCACCCTCGGCGGGGTGGTCGGGTGGCTGTTTCTCGACGTCGCGATCCGCGGTCGGCCGGTGCCCGCGGCGACGCGGACGTTCCTCAACGCCGCCACCCTCGGCACGCTCGGCGGACTCGTCGTCGGCGGCTACGACGCCCGGATGCGACAGCAACGGCTGCGGACGGCCCAGCTAACCCGGATCAACGAGACCCTCCGTATCGCCACCCGGGAGATCGTGGACGCGGCCGACCGGGAGGAACTGGAAACGATGGTCTGTGAGCGACTGACCCGCTCTGACAGCTACGATAGCGCGTGGATCGGTCGATACACGCCGGGAACGACCGAAGTGCGGCCGGTGGCGTGGGCCGGTCACGACGAGGCGTACCTCGACTCGGTCGAGATTTCCGTCGATCCGAGCGATCCGAGCGGTCGGGGGCCGGGTGGGGAGGCCATCCGGACGCGGGAGATCCAGCCGGTACAGGACGTGTTTGCGGAGCCGAGCCTGGAACCGTGGTGGGACTTTCTCGAGCGTCGGGGGGTCGAATCCATGGCAGTCGTCCCGCTGGTCGGCGAGGAGCGTGTGTACGGCTTTCTCAGCGTCTACGCCAACCGATCGAACGTGTTCGACGCCCCGGAACGGGAGGCGCTCTCGGAACTCGGCGAGAGCGTCGGGCACGCCCTCGATTCGATGACCGCACGGGACCGTCTCGCCCGGCGCGAGCGCGAACTCTCCAGACAGAACGAGCGCCTCGACGAGTTCGCGAGCGTCGTCTCCCACGACCTCCGCAACCCGTTGAACGTCGTCCAAGGCAACCTCGAACTCGCCCTGGAGACGGGGGACCGGGAGTATCTAGAGCGGATGGCGGGCGCGCTGGACCGCATGGACGAACTGATCGAGGACGTACTCGCGCTTGCGCGGAACGGCCAGGCGGTGAGCGAGTTCCGCCCCGTCGACCTCCGTGCAGTGGCCGAGGTGGCCTGGGAGACGACGACCACCGGCGACGCGACGCTGGTCCTCGAGGACGGCCTCGGCACAGTCCAGGGCGACGAGGGGCGTCTCGTTCGGGTGTTCGAGAACCTGTTTCGAAACGCGGTCGAGCACGCCTCGACCGGTCCGCCCCAGGAGCCCGGCGACGTGGCCGAAGGTGATCCAGCGAGCGGTCGGTCCGACGACGGGTCGGCCCCCGAAGTCACGGCCGGTGACGACTTCACGCGCGGGTCGTCGGGCGACGACGAGGGGGAAGGACTGACCGTCTCCGTCGGTCGGACGGACGACGGGTTCTACGTCGCGGACGACGGTCCCGGCATTCCCGAAGGGAAGCGAGGGCAGGTGTTCGAGACGGGGTTCTCGACCGATCCCGGGGGAACGGGGTTCGGCCTCAACATCGTCCGGAGTATCGCGGAGGCACACGATTGGGAGGTAGTCGCGACCGAGAGCGACGACGGCGGCGCCCGCTTCGAGTTTACCGGCATCGCGGCGGCCGAAAACGAGCGTGCGGAGCCACCGCAAAGCGACGAGGAGTGA
- a CDS encoding DUF7333 family protein: MEVTLPVALGSVLAIVVLGVAGLVAGGMMAMRTTLMMVAPSMLVFGLLAFGLGVKHGEYRAT; the protein is encoded by the coding sequence ATGGAGGTCACCCTGCCAGTCGCTCTCGGTTCCGTCCTCGCGATCGTCGTCCTCGGCGTCGCCGGCCTCGTCGCGGGTGGGATGATGGCGATGCGGACGACGCTGATGATGGTCGCGCCGTCGATGCTCGTGTTCGGCCTGCTCGCGTTCGGTCTCGGCGTCAAGCACGGCGAGTACCGGGCGACGTAG
- a CDS encoding CBS domain-containing protein: MIRTTIEAADLRSPPTIAPETPASEAASYLRRAEVSALPVVAAGEVVGIVTAADLVAMVAETDDRPVVRTIMSSPVTTVAPGATVGDAAERMRAAGVKHLPVVGDDGYRGLLSAADLAPYLPRHSLDIEWDDDPLSLGSDDDRPLTTGD, translated from the coding sequence ATGATCCGGACGACGATCGAGGCCGCCGACCTGCGGTCCCCGCCCACGATCGCACCCGAAACACCCGCCTCCGAGGCGGCGTCGTACCTCCGTCGCGCCGAGGTGTCGGCACTCCCGGTGGTCGCGGCCGGGGAAGTCGTCGGCATCGTCACGGCCGCCGACCTCGTGGCGATGGTCGCGGAGACGGACGACCGGCCGGTCGTTCGGACGATCATGTCCTCTCCGGTGACGACGGTCGCGCCAGGCGCGACGGTCGGTGACGCGGCCGAACGGATGCGAGCGGCGGGCGTCAAACACCTGCCGGTCGTGGGCGACGACGGCTACCGAGGCCTGCTGTCGGCGGCGGATCTGGCCCCGTATCTCCCGCGGCACAGCCTCGACATCGAATGGGACGACGATCCGCTGTCCCTGGGGTCGGACGACGACCGGCCGCTCACCACGGGCGACTGA
- a CDS encoding RNA-guided endonuclease InsQ/TnpB family protein, whose product MTDAQALVKTLDFQLNIQSDNGSLLYDATLEARSVYNEAIRLAKEGVDWDVIPDRVADDANLVKNTTQRVVAKALGAMESYYEYDDFGHPSHTKDGAYPLRANYEEGYNLSLTDNGDVAFRISAKPYKHVKGVVDGDDAHLDILKNALTSDEWKIGTAEALFHNENAELHVNVTNTEQTVRDKQDSRTVVGVDVNEDNVALTALSENGVENTLVIDFPEIKSERHRYFTMRKRVQNAGKSSMHDVLEGREERFVRDRLHEVSRHIVEWSQQFEKPCIVFEDLKEMRNSIDYGTRMNRRLHHLSFRALQFYTSYKAAFEGIPTGWINPEYTSQRCPMCGHTERANRNKKRFKCRDCEHQDHSDRGASVNIAVKGIEKRQNWTVPALNSLPVVRTVRRQVSGAVDAPTVTHPTVRGYQADGRMGVSD is encoded by the coding sequence ATGACCGACGCACAGGCTCTCGTCAAGACGCTGGACTTCCAACTCAACATCCAGAGTGACAACGGGAGCCTGCTGTACGACGCTACGCTCGAAGCCCGTTCGGTGTACAACGAAGCCATCCGGCTCGCCAAGGAAGGCGTGGACTGGGACGTGATTCCCGACCGAGTGGCTGATGACGCCAACCTCGTGAAGAACACGACTCAGCGCGTCGTTGCCAAAGCCCTCGGCGCGATGGAGAGCTACTACGAGTACGACGACTTCGGACACCCGAGTCACACTAAGGACGGCGCGTACCCGCTTCGTGCAAACTACGAGGAGGGGTACAACCTGTCGCTCACCGACAACGGTGACGTGGCGTTCCGCATCAGCGCGAAGCCGTACAAGCACGTCAAAGGCGTCGTTGATGGCGACGACGCTCACCTCGATATTCTCAAGAACGCGCTCACGAGCGACGAGTGGAAGATTGGGACAGCGGAAGCCCTGTTCCACAACGAAAACGCCGAGTTGCACGTCAACGTCACCAACACCGAGCAGACCGTTCGAGACAAGCAGGACTCACGGACGGTTGTCGGTGTGGACGTGAACGAGGACAACGTAGCCCTGACCGCCCTCTCCGAGAATGGCGTCGAGAACACGCTTGTCATCGACTTTCCCGAAATCAAGTCCGAGCGCCACCGCTACTTCACGATGCGGAAGCGCGTGCAGAACGCGGGGAAGTCGAGTATGCACGACGTGCTGGAAGGGCGCGAGGAACGATTCGTCCGCGACCGACTCCACGAGGTGAGCCGTCACATCGTGGAGTGGAGCCAGCAGTTCGAGAAGCCGTGTATCGTCTTTGAAGACCTCAAAGAGATGCGCAACAGTATCGACTACGGCACGCGGATGAATCGACGCTTGCACCACCTCTCATTCCGCGCCCTCCAGTTCTATACGTCGTACAAGGCGGCGTTCGAGGGCATTCCGACTGGATGGATTAATCCCGAGTACACCAGCCAGCGGTGTCCAATGTGTGGACACACGGAGCGAGCGAACCGCAACAAAAAGCGGTTCAAGTGTCGGGACTGTGAACATCAAGACCATAGCGACCGTGGTGCAAGCGTCAACATTGCCGTGAAAGGCATCGAGAAGCGTCAGAACTGGACTGTGCCTGCTCTCAACAGCCTTCCCGTTGTTCGGACGGTGCGACGGCAGGTATCGGGGGCCGTGGACGCCCCGACCGTGACCCACCCGACCGTTCGAGGCTATCAGGCCGATGGCCGGATGGGAGTGTCCGACTAA
- a CDS encoding plasmid partition protein ParG — MAHSPPTDRGGFTADTELLTTDGLVRVAALTPGDVVYTLDLGTGRTTPTPVRAIERDSVDDLVAIETRRADLRLHPEHRIPFTTRQISTKRLSVDFEDDVYKEFSKKCIEVDETKSDVVRGLVNDWLNESEE, encoded by the coding sequence GTGGCACACTCCCCACCGACCGACCGAGGTGGTTTCACAGCCGATACGGAACTGCTCACAACCGATGGCCTCGTCCGCGTCGCCGCGCTCACACCCGGAGACGTGGTGTACACTCTCGATCTCGGAACGGGGCGGACAACCCCGACCCCTGTTCGGGCCATCGAACGCGACTCCGTCGACGACCTCGTCGCCATCGAGACGCGTCGTGCCGACCTCCGACTGCATCCCGAGCACCGGATCCCGTTCACGACACGGCAGATCTCGACGAAACGACTGTCCGTGGACTTCGAGGACGACGTGTACAAGGAGTTCTCGAAGAAGTGCATCGAGGTTGATGAAACTAAGTCCGACGTAGTGCGCGGGCTTGTCAACGACTGGCTCAACGAATCCGAAGAATGA
- a CDS encoding PIN domain-containing protein translates to MPRALVDTTVLFAAVYRRDSAHDDAFPILRGIDTADLPEAVILDYVLAETLNGLTTHAGHDAATDFLDRIEENARFHIDSLTGDAFATGKALFRQYEQFSFVDACIVAYMQTEGLGYLYAFDDDFDAAEDVYRLDTVTNPYDPE, encoded by the coding sequence ATGCCGCGGGCACTCGTAGATACGACAGTTCTCTTTGCAGCGGTGTATCGTCGCGACAGTGCGCACGACGACGCATTCCCAATTCTGCGAGGTATTGATACTGCTGACCTCCCTGAGGCGGTAATTCTCGATTATGTCCTCGCAGAGACGCTGAACGGACTGACGACTCACGCAGGTCACGATGCTGCGACCGACTTCCTCGACCGAATCGAAGAAAACGCTCGCTTCCACATCGACTCGCTGACTGGGGATGCCTTCGCGACGGGAAAAGCGCTCTTCCGGCAGTACGAGCAGTTTTCCTTCGTCGATGCCTGCATTGTCGCCTACATGCAGACCGAAGGTCTCGGCTACCTCTACGCGTTCGACGACGACTTTGACGCTGCTGAGGATGTCTACCGCCTCGATACCGTTACCAATCCCTACGACCCAGAGTGA
- a CDS encoding AbrB/MazE/SpoVT family DNA-binding domain-containing protein, with amino-acid sequence MSSESVDSESKVSGNQANIPAHIRRELDIDDGDKLRWHIEDDGTLRVQVVQQRCGTFGDFDGYDGDQETEATAEHDTWGVDAE; translated from the coding sequence ATGAGTAGTGAGAGTGTCGACTCTGAGAGCAAGGTGTCCGGAAATCAGGCGAATATTCCCGCTCACATCCGTCGAGAACTCGATATCGACGACGGCGACAAACTCCGCTGGCACATCGAGGACGATGGGACGCTCCGCGTCCAAGTCGTCCAGCAGCGTTGCGGTACGTTCGGTGATTTCGACGGCTACGACGGTGATCAAGAAACGGAGGCCACAGCCGAGCACGACACATGGGGCGTAGACGCCGAATAG
- a CDS encoding ester cyclase, translated as MVTNAMAATATNQDSIDLVMTLTEEVWNSRDYDRLDDIVSDDFVQHGPVTGMQLSGRGELLENIRLYQEAFSDLESNVDLVFADEDGEYVCAFLTNTGTHDGELMGIPATDVEGTINVSNIHRIENGQIVESWILGDMLGLFTQLGSFPETGPFAA; from the coding sequence ATGGTGACAAATGCAATGGCAGCTACAGCAACCAACCAGGACAGCATCGACCTCGTTATGACACTCACGGAGGAAGTTTGGAACAGCCGCGACTACGACCGGCTCGACGATATCGTATCCGACGACTTCGTCCAGCACGGGCCTGTGACGGGCATGCAGCTCTCCGGCCGTGGCGAGCTCCTCGAGAACATCAGGCTGTACCAGGAGGCGTTTTCGGACCTCGAGTCCAACGTGGACCTCGTTTTCGCTGACGAGGACGGCGAATACGTCTGTGCGTTCCTTACGAACACCGGTACCCACGACGGCGAGTTGATGGGAATACCCGCCACGGATGTCGAAGGAACGATCAACGTCAGTAATATCCACCGCATTGAGAACGGCCAGATCGTAGAATCGTGGATTCTGGGTGATATGTTGGGGCTGTTCACCCAGCTCGGATCGTTCCCCGAGACCGGCCCGTTCGCCGCCTAG